The following are from one region of the Treponema denticola genome:
- a CDS encoding restriction endonuclease subunit S, which yields MKDIENEILFTVPEGWAWASLSEIANIYTGNSINENEKNKKYSNVSDGLFYIATKDIDFEGVINYENGIKIPFSESKFKIAPAQSSLICIEGGSAGRKIGFINKEVCFVNKLCCLHCEFIDNLYLFYYLRSSTFIDFFNVNKSGLIGGVSLNLLKRIPLPLPPLSEQQRIVAKIETIFAQIDLMEQNKADLQTAIKQAKSKILDLAIRGKLVPQDPADEPASVMLEKLRAEKEAKIASGEIKRGKNDSYIYKNSTDNCYYQKYADGCEENISDEIPFAVPEGWTWCRLGEISEFLSRGKTPVYTKESQYPVLAQKCNQWDGIRLDKVLFLDPNSLSKWTNEYHLQHEDIVINSTGTGTIGRVGIFDIGILGKYPFIVPDSHISIVRCYKAYIYQKYIYAIFTSEHLQNKINKAATGSTNQKELPKNILIEFFLPLPPLAEQKRIVAKIEELFAQLDFITTALVTTAL from the coding sequence GTGAAGGATATCGAGAACGAAATTCTCTTTACCGTGCCGGAGGGGTGGGCATGGGCTTCTCTATCGGAAATCGCGAATATTTATACCGGGAATAGTATTAATGAGAATGAAAAAAACAAAAAATACTCAAACGTTTCGGACGGATTGTTTTATATAGCAACAAAAGATATAGATTTTGAAGGAGTAATAAACTATGAAAATGGCATAAAAATTCCTTTTTCTGAATCTAAATTTAAAATTGCACCTGCACAATCATCACTAATTTGTATTGAGGGTGGTAGTGCAGGTAGAAAAATCGGTTTTATTAATAAAGAAGTTTGTTTTGTAAATAAACTTTGTTGTTTGCATTGTGAATTTATTGATAATCTATATTTATTCTATTATCTTCGAAGTTCCACATTTATTGATTTCTTCAATGTAAACAAAAGTGGTCTAATAGGTGGCGTTAGTTTGAATCTCTTAAAAAGGATTCCTCTTCCTCTCCCGCCCCTCTCCGAGCAGCAACGCATCGTCGCAAAAATTGAAACAATTTTTGCACAAATCGACCTGATGGAACAAAATAAAGCCGACTTACAGACAGCCATCAAGCAGGCGAAGAGCAAAATCCTCGATCTTGCAATCCGCGGAAAACTTGTTCCTCAAGATCCTGCCGACGAACCTGCAAGTGTTATGCTGGAAAAACTCCGTGCTGAAAAAGAGGCTAAAATCGCTTCCGGCGAGATAAAACGCGGCAAGAATGATTCGTATATTTATAAAAATTCTACTGATAATTGTTATTATCAAAAATATGCCGATGGCTGCGAGGAAAATATTTCCGATGAAATCCCGTTTGCTGTACCGGAAGGCTGGACTTGGTGTAGATTGGGGGAGATTTCTGAATTCTTATCCAGAGGGAAAACACCGGTTTATACAAAAGAAAGTCAATATCCGGTTTTGGCACAAAAATGTAATCAATGGGATGGTATACGATTAGACAAGGTTCTTTTTTTAGATCCAAATTCATTATCAAAATGGACTAATGAATATCATCTGCAACACGAAGATATTGTAATAAACTCTACGGGAACAGGTACTATTGGGAGAGTTGGTATCTTTGATATAGGAATTCTGGGAAAATATCCTTTTATTGTCCCTGACTCACATATATCCATTGTGAGATGTTATAAAGCATACATATATCAAAAGTATATATATGCTATTTTTACATCTGAGCATCTGCAAAATAAAATTAATAAGGCCGCAACCGGATCTACCAACCAAAAAGAACTCCCGAAAAACATTCTAATCGAATTCTTTCTTCCTCTCCCCCCACTCGCCGAACAAAAACGAATCGTTGCCAAAATTGAAGAACTGTTTGCTCAGCTTGATTTTATCACAACTGCGCTTGTCACAACTGCGCTTTGA
- the dusB gene encoding tRNA dihydrouridine synthase DusB: MEELLYKPVSIGGLLLSGNIFLAPVAGYSDKAFRSICVDCGADFTYTEMVSSEALVRDSDKTESLIGRAPNEKAYAVQIFGSNPEYMAKTAVIIAEKYSPECIDINSGCPMAKITKNGAGSALMTDIPLLYRIVKTVNDAMTPYKIPVTLKIRSGFTADKLNWKEAASAAIDAGVKMLTLHPRTRTQVYSGKADWNILAELVQFAKPYQIPIFGSGDLLSPEDAKKMLEETGCAGIMFARGAMGNPFIFTQTRELLTNGTYGEISTEQKIRTGFKELVFLCDEKGEEKGCREMRKRFAAYTKGIPDGSRLRQELVQASTIAEYKTIIQNYFQLT; the protein is encoded by the coding sequence ATGGAAGAATTGCTTTACAAGCCCGTCTCAATAGGCGGGCTTCTTTTATCGGGGAACATCTTTTTAGCCCCTGTTGCAGGCTACTCCGACAAGGCATTCCGTTCCATCTGCGTAGACTGCGGAGCGGATTTTACATACACCGAAATGGTATCATCGGAAGCCCTTGTGAGGGATTCCGATAAAACCGAAAGCCTCATAGGAAGGGCACCTAATGAAAAGGCCTATGCCGTACAGATTTTCGGCTCAAATCCCGAATACATGGCAAAAACAGCCGTCATAATCGCCGAAAAATATTCTCCCGAATGTATCGACATAAATTCGGGCTGTCCCATGGCAAAGATTACCAAAAACGGCGCCGGATCAGCCCTGATGACGGATATTCCTCTTTTGTACAGGATTGTAAAGACCGTAAACGATGCTATGACCCCTTATAAGATACCCGTAACCCTTAAAATACGCTCAGGCTTTACCGCAGACAAACTTAACTGGAAAGAAGCAGCCTCAGCCGCCATAGATGCCGGGGTCAAAATGCTCACCCTCCATCCCCGTACCCGCACACAGGTGTATTCGGGCAAGGCCGATTGGAACATTCTTGCAGAGCTGGTTCAATTCGCAAAGCCTTATCAAATTCCTATTTTCGGATCGGGAGATTTGCTTTCGCCTGAGGATGCTAAAAAAATGCTTGAAGAAACAGGATGCGCAGGCATAATGTTTGCCCGCGGAGCCATGGGAAACCCTTTTATTTTTACCCAAACAAGAGAGCTATTGACCAATGGAACATACGGCGAAATAAGCACGGAACAAAAAATCCGAACCGGCTTTAAAGAGCTTGTCTTTTTATGCGATGAAAAAGGAGAAGAAAAAGGCTGTCGCGAAATGCGTAAACGCTTTGCGGCCTACACTAAGGGCATACCCGACGGCTCTCGCCTTCGCCAAGAATTGGTACAAGCCTCAACAATAGCGGAGTATAAAACCATAATTCAAAATTATTTTCAATTGACATAA
- a CDS encoding Fic family protein, with protein sequence MINRNEEQNFNKLSEVINEYNKLQISQQLDYDKFYLYSIITHSTAIEGSTVTEIENQLLFDEGISANKPIHEQLMNLDLKTAYEKSFELAKQHTQITPEILCELSALVMKNTGTVYNTIGGTFSSSKGELKPLNVSAGRGGKSYMAWQKLPQKLEEFCSWLNSERESIAQKRIEDQYAFSFLAHYKLVQIHPWADGNGRMSRLLMNFIQYETGLVPAIIKKENRAEYIQSLASSQDKDDPAEFLHFMFSHHIRNLSEQIEEYKTSLEMNGS encoded by the coding sequence ATGATAAATCGGAATGAAGAACAAAACTTTAATAAACTTTCAGAAGTTATAAACGAATACAACAAGCTGCAAATTTCTCAGCAGCTTGATTACGATAAATTCTATTTATATTCAATTATTACACATTCAACCGCAATAGAAGGTTCTACCGTGACGGAAATTGAAAATCAGTTGCTTTTTGACGAAGGGATAAGTGCGAATAAGCCGATTCACGAACAGCTTATGAACCTTGACCTAAAAACGGCATACGAAAAAAGCTTTGAACTTGCAAAACAACATACGCAAATCACACCGGAAATCCTTTGTGAACTTTCGGCTCTCGTAATGAAGAACACCGGCACTGTATACAATACAATCGGCGGAACATTTTCTTCTTCAAAAGGAGAACTCAAGCCTTTAAATGTCAGTGCAGGGCGAGGCGGAAAAAGCTACATGGCGTGGCAGAAGCTTCCGCAAAAACTGGAAGAATTTTGCAGTTGGCTCAATTCGGAAAGAGAAAGCATTGCGCAAAAACGAATAGAAGATCAATACGCTTTTAGCTTTCTTGCTCATTATAAACTTGTTCAAATTCATCCTTGGGCAGATGGGAATGGACGGATGAGCCGTCTCTTAATGAATTTTATCCAATATGAAACGGGACTAGTTCCTGCAATAATCAAAAAAGAAAACAGAGCGGAATATATTCAAAGTCTCGCTTCTTCACAAGACAAGGATGATCCTGCGGAGTTCTTACATTTTATGTTTTCGCACCATATACGGAATTTGAGCGAACAGATAGAAGAATATAAAACCTCGCTTGAAATGAACGGCAGCTGA
- a CDS encoding TatD family hydrolase, protein MQIFDTHAHVGLIYSDPIEQLRVVQEARQGSVTRIVSICNSLHDFSKVYETLRFSPAVYHAVGVSPSEVTSPGKDWQKTIEESLKLPNVVAVGEIGLDYCKKYGDKRSQIELFIAQLDIASKAGFPVIIHNREAGKDLLDILKERIPKEGGVLHCYSEDDIYAKEALNLPLYFSFAGNLTYRNARNLHDTVLALPLDRIVVESESPFMPPSVYRGQRNMPANTIETVKFMAEMLSMDIEELADQLWKNSCKLFRLPE, encoded by the coding sequence ATGCAGATTTTTGATACTCATGCTCATGTCGGGTTGATCTATTCCGATCCGATTGAGCAATTACGCGTTGTACAGGAAGCCCGACAAGGCTCTGTAACGAGAATAGTAAGTATATGTAACAGTCTCCACGACTTTTCCAAGGTGTATGAAACTCTTAGGTTTTCACCGGCGGTATACCATGCCGTAGGTGTATCTCCTTCTGAAGTTACATCTCCCGGAAAGGACTGGCAAAAAACAATAGAAGAAAGCTTAAAATTACCCAATGTAGTGGCCGTAGGAGAAATAGGCCTTGATTATTGCAAAAAATACGGAGATAAACGCTCCCAGATTGAGCTTTTTATCGCCCAGCTTGACATTGCCTCAAAGGCAGGTTTTCCGGTAATTATTCACAATAGGGAAGCCGGAAAGGATCTTCTTGATATATTAAAGGAAAGGATTCCCAAAGAAGGAGGCGTTTTACACTGCTATTCCGAAGACGATATTTATGCAAAAGAAGCTTTAAACCTTCCTTTATATTTCTCTTTTGCGGGAAATTTGACTTACCGCAATGCAAGAAATTTACATGATACTGTTTTAGCCCTTCCTCTTGACCGCATCGTTGTCGAATCCGAAAGCCCCTTTATGCCGCCTTCGGTATACCGAGGCCAAAGGAATATGCCAGCCAACACCATCGAAACCGTAAAGTTTATGGCTGAGATGCTTTCGATGGATATTGAAGAACTTGCCGATCAACTTTGGAAAAACAGCTGTAAGCTCTTCCGGCTGCCTGAATAA
- a CDS encoding restriction endonuclease subunit S, giving the protein MNTNALRQKILDLAIHGKLVSQDPADESATILLEKIRAEKEKKIASGELKRGKNDSYIFFGDDNRHYEKFADGRVKDIEDEIPFTVPEGWVWCRLGEVCEISSSKRVLQKDWKKSGIPFYRAREITQLSNNEKVKEDLFITPELYKEIKQKYGVPEVGDLLVSAVGTIGKIYIVNESDCFYYKDASVICFSKKFKSIDSTYLKLCCESSFIQKQMYSLSKGTTVDTITINKAQKYLFPLPPLAEQQRIVTAIETIIAQIDILETNKADLQTAIKQAKSKILDFAIRGKLVPQDPADEPASVMLEKLRAEKEAKIAAGEIKRGKNDSYIYKNSTDNCYYEKFEGTEEQIEIPFDLPEGWCWQKISSICEINPKNKLDNTLEISFVPMTLIDSEFNNNFTYELQRWENVKSGFSHFADNDIGIAKITPCFENRKSVIFKNLKNKYGAGTTELHILRTNNKYIFNEYVFWFIKTNTFIKEGINNFTGAVGQQRIGKEFIAETLIPIPPLNEQIKICRTINRLIKKLDKIALNII; this is encoded by the coding sequence GTGAACACAAACGCATTACGCCAAAAAATATTAGACCTCGCCATTCACGGAAAGCTTGTAAGTCAAGACCCGGCCGATGAGAGTGCAACCATACTCCTTGAAAAAATCCGTGCTGAAAAAGAGAAAAAAATCGCTTCCGGTGAACTGAAACGCGGTAAAAATGATTCGTATATTTTTTTCGGTGATGATAACAGACACTATGAGAAGTTCGCAGACGGCAGGGTGAAGGATATCGAGGATGAAATTCCCTTTACCGTGCCGGAGGGGTGGGTGTGGTGTAGACTGGGGGAAGTTTGTGAAATATCATCTTCAAAGCGTGTTTTACAAAAAGATTGGAAAAAATCAGGAATTCCATTTTATCGGGCGAGAGAAATTACTCAACTATCAAATAATGAAAAAGTAAAAGAAGACTTGTTTATTACTCCTGAATTATATAAAGAAATTAAACAAAAATATGGTGTTCCGGAAGTTGGAGATTTACTGGTTTCAGCTGTCGGCACCATTGGTAAAATTTATATTGTGAATGAGTCTGATTGTTTTTATTACAAAGATGCAAGCGTAATATGCTTTTCAAAAAAGTTTAAATCTATAGATTCAACATATTTAAAATTATGTTGTGAAAGCAGTTTTATTCAGAAACAAATGTATTCGTTATCCAAAGGAACAACTGTTGATACAATCACGATAAATAAAGCTCAGAAATATTTATTTCCCCTTCCCCCTCTCGCAGAACAACAGCGCATCGTTACAGCAATAGAGACAATCATTGCACAGATAGATATTCTGGAAACAAACAAAGCCGACTTACAGACGGCCATCAAGCAGGCGAAGAGCAAAATCCTTGACTTTGCAATTCGCGGGAAACTTGTTCCTCAAGATCCTGCCGACGAACCTGCAAGTGTTATGCTGGAAAAATTGCGTGCCGAAAAAGAAGCTAAAATTGCAGCCGGAGAGATAAAACGCGGTAAGAATGATTCGTATATTTATAAAAATTCTACTGATAATTGTTATTATGAGAAGTTCGAGGGGACAGAGGAACAGATCGAAATACCGTTTGATTTACCGGAAGGTTGGTGCTGGCAAAAAATTTCTTCAATATGTGAAATAAATCCTAAGAATAAATTGGATAATACTTTAGAAATTTCTTTTGTACCAATGACTTTAATTGATTCGGAATTTAATAATAATTTTACCTATGAATTACAAAGATGGGAAAATGTAAAATCAGGATTTAGTCATTTTGCGGATAATGATATTGGAATTGCAAAAATTACACCTTGTTTTGAAAATAGAAAATCTGTGATTTTTAAGAACTTAAAGAACAAATATGGGGCTGGAACAACAGAATTACATATATTACGAACAAACAATAAATATATTTTCAATGAATATGTATTTTGGTTTATAAAAACAAATACTTTCATAAAGGAAGGAATCAATAATTTTACCGGTGCTGTAGGACAACAAAGGATTGGAAAAGAATTTATTGCAGAAACTCTTATTCCAATTCCACCGTTAAATGAACAGATAAAAATATGTAGAACTATCAATAGATTAATAAAAAAATTAGACAAGATTGCTTTGAATATTATCTAA
- a CDS encoding M3 family oligoendopeptidase, with translation MSNTSTVKTLPLVPFKEMPYTRPDMKTIEKGFADALSKFKAAASVKEQIEAIDMVQAINREYSTMSSLASVRHTIDTRDEFYDKENDFYDEAGPLFSKLSNEFGAEMVKSKFRAELEKEFGHQVFDLTDLSLKVFSPEIMDDLMTENKLTSKYSKLIASAQIEFQGEKRTLSQLSPFMQDMDREVRKAAAKAYYSFFEENETEFDSIYDELVKVRTKIAKKLGYKNFVQLAYDRLGRTEYNAEMVAKYRKQIYELVVPIAQSLKKRQSKRLKLDKVYYYDTGLKYLTGNAVPQGEPDWIVEQAKKMYNELSPETSEFFKMMTDYGLMDLLSTKGKAGGGYCTGFPLYKVPFIFANFNKTQHDVEVMTHEAGHAFQAYQSRNARLLEYGWPTLEACEIHSMSMEFFTWPWMELFFKHQTEKFKFTHLSGAFEFLPYGATVDEFQHWVYENPEASPAERKAEWHKIELKYNPSIDYADNDYLNRGGFWVKQGHIFASPFYYIDYTLAQVCALQFWVKANADRKTAWEDYLRLCKAGGSLPFLELLKLANLKNPFEEGCIASVAPECEKWLNSVDDSKL, from the coding sequence ATGTCAAACACATCTACAGTAAAAACTTTGCCTTTGGTTCCGTTTAAGGAAATGCCTTATACGAGACCGGATATGAAGACTATTGAAAAGGGCTTTGCCGATGCCCTATCTAAATTTAAGGCAGCCGCTTCGGTAAAAGAACAAATCGAAGCTATCGATATGGTGCAGGCTATCAACCGTGAGTACAGCACCATGTCTTCTTTGGCCTCGGTCAGGCATACCATCGACACAAGGGATGAATTCTACGATAAAGAGAACGACTTTTATGATGAAGCAGGGCCTCTTTTTAGTAAGCTTTCAAACGAATTCGGTGCAGAAATGGTCAAGTCCAAATTCAGAGCCGAGCTCGAAAAGGAATTCGGTCATCAGGTCTTTGATTTAACCGATCTATCCTTAAAGGTATTCAGCCCCGAAATCATGGACGATCTCATGACCGAAAACAAACTGACCAGTAAATACAGTAAGCTCATAGCTTCTGCCCAGATCGAATTCCAAGGCGAAAAGCGAACCCTTTCCCAATTGAGTCCATTTATGCAGGACATGGACAGAGAAGTAAGAAAGGCGGCAGCAAAGGCCTACTACAGCTTTTTTGAAGAAAATGAAACCGAATTCGATTCTATCTATGATGAGCTTGTAAAGGTCCGTACAAAGATAGCCAAAAAGCTGGGCTACAAAAACTTTGTGCAGCTTGCCTATGACCGCCTTGGCAGAACCGAGTACAATGCCGAAATGGTCGCAAAATACCGCAAGCAGATTTACGAGCTTGTTGTTCCCATTGCCCAAAGCTTAAAAAAACGCCAAAGCAAGAGGTTAAAGCTCGATAAGGTTTATTATTACGACACCGGGCTTAAATACCTTACGGGAAATGCCGTTCCTCAAGGCGAGCCTGATTGGATTGTAGAACAGGCAAAGAAGATGTACAATGAGCTTTCGCCCGAAACAAGCGAGTTCTTTAAGATGATGACCGATTACGGACTCATGGACTTACTTTCAACCAAAGGAAAGGCAGGCGGCGGCTATTGTACGGGCTTCCCCTTGTACAAGGTTCCCTTTATCTTTGCAAACTTTAACAAAACCCAGCACGATGTCGAGGTTATGACCCATGAAGCAGGTCATGCCTTCCAAGCTTATCAGAGCCGAAATGCACGCCTTCTCGAATACGGATGGCCGACGCTTGAAGCTTGCGAAATTCACTCGATGAGTATGGAGTTTTTTACATGGCCATGGATGGAGCTGTTCTTTAAACACCAAACCGAAAAATTTAAGTTTACCCATCTTTCCGGAGCTTTCGAATTCCTCCCTTATGGAGCGACAGTCGATGAGTTCCAGCATTGGGTATATGAAAACCCCGAAGCAAGTCCTGCCGAAAGAAAGGCCGAATGGCATAAAATCGAATTAAAGTATAATCCTTCAATTGATTATGCCGATAATGACTACCTGAACCGAGGCGGCTTTTGGGTAAAGCAAGGACACATCTTTGCTTCTCCCTTCTATTACATAGATTACACATTGGCTCAAGTTTGCGCCTTACAGTTCTGGGTAAAAGCCAATGCCGACCGCAAAACGGCTTGGGAAGATTATTTGCGCCTTTGCAAGGCCGGCGGAAGCCTTCCATTCTTGGAGCTTTTAAAACTTGCAAACCTAAAAAATCCCTTTGAAGAAGGCTGCATCGCTTCGGTTGCCCCCGAATGTGAAAAATGGCTTAATTCGGTAGACGATTCAAAACTGTAG
- a CDS encoding restriction endonuclease subunit S, giving the protein MLSCYYEKFEGKSDVCIDNEIPFELPANWQWCRLGEVCDYGKCDNIEVSELKPDDWILDLEDIEKDSGKIITFHSFAERRSESTKHIFRKGDLLYSKLRPYLNKVVIAPKDGFCTSEILPLNFNGVLLNEFAQRLLMSFFFLSTVNMLVYGVKMPRLGRDDAKKIFIPIPPISEQKRIVARIEEIFYVLDNIQSNLV; this is encoded by the coding sequence GTGCTTTCTTGTTATTATGAGAAGTTCGAGGGAAAAAGTGATGTTTGTATTGATAATGAAATTCCTTTTGAACTACCGGCAAACTGGCAATGGTGCAGGTTGGGGGAAGTGTGTGATTATGGTAAATGCGACAATATTGAAGTCTCTGAACTGAAACCAGATGATTGGATTCTCGATTTGGAAGATATTGAAAAAGATTCTGGAAAAATAATCACTTTTCATAGTTTTGCAGAACGAAGATCAGAAAGCACCAAACATATATTCCGTAAAGGAGACCTTTTATACAGTAAATTACGACCATATCTAAATAAAGTTGTAATTGCGCCAAAGGACGGCTTTTGTACTTCTGAAATTCTGCCATTAAACTTCAACGGAGTTCTATTAAATGAATTTGCGCAGAGACTTCTGATGTCATTCTTTTTTTTGTCAACGGTAAATATGCTGGTCTATGGCGTAAAAATGCCCCGCTTAGGAAGAGATGATGCAAAAAAAATATTCATCCCTATTCCTCCAATTTCAGAACAAAAAAGAATTGTTGCTAGAATTGAAGAAATATTTTATGTTTTAGATAATATTCAAAGCAATCTTGTCTAA
- a CDS encoding lysoplasmalogenase — MYNECLDPLCIAALALFLVISIIHLIKCFQQRQKWADMTKFMLMPALLLFFLAFSFVSIKTFSVLNVLIIIALIFSFLGDVALLFDWEKQNFALGIFFFAITQISYIVFAILGVKVDNIPLIPGIVTAVIFLISIIYAVMRTKKYLKGFKPIVIVYALIISSMSWLFIVFAFATQSLALILAAIGSVFFVISDTMVATKYFLGGKAGMRFLIMKTYILAQLLIVLGAIGIIGA; from the coding sequence ATGTATAATGAATGTTTAGATCCTTTGTGTATCGCAGCTCTTGCCTTGTTTTTAGTTATTTCGATTATTCATTTAATCAAGTGCTTTCAGCAAAGACAAAAATGGGCGGATATGACAAAATTTATGCTGATGCCGGCTCTTCTTTTATTCTTTTTGGCTTTCAGCTTTGTAAGTATTAAAACGTTTTCGGTATTAAATGTTTTAATAATAATTGCCTTGATTTTCAGCTTTTTGGGAGATGTTGCTCTTCTTTTTGATTGGGAAAAACAAAATTTCGCTCTTGGTATATTCTTTTTTGCAATTACGCAAATATCTTATATAGTTTTTGCAATACTCGGTGTTAAGGTCGATAATATTCCCCTTATCCCCGGAATTGTTACGGCTGTGATTTTTTTAATTTCGATTATCTATGCCGTAATGAGAACAAAAAAGTATTTAAAAGGGTTTAAACCTATTGTAATAGTTTATGCCCTTATAATTTCATCGATGAGCTGGCTTTTTATAGTTTTTGCCTTTGCAACCCAGTCTTTAGCGCTTATATTGGCTGCTATAGGAAGTGTTTTCTTTGTCATATCGGATACCATGGTTGCAACCAAATACTTTTTGGGCGGCAAGGCCGGAATGCGCTTTCTTATTATGAAAACCTATATTCTTGCCCAACTTTTAATCGTATTAGGAGCAATAGGAATTATCGGAGCTTAA
- a CDS encoding tetratricopeptide repeat protein, with amino-acid sequence MTDILDFPEFPFELEQNNEQKAQDIVYDAWDCDSSVQRKRLAQKALELDPNCADAYCILVREYTSYKKKNEYYKKGIEVFRKKYGEKYFSENRGDFWEIFETRSFMRLSAGYGQLLWNNEKKDEAIQIYEELLQLNPNDNQGLRYTLINWFIDQNQLDKVTELLKKYQEGTAFMLFSDLLLSIKNRESDTKILKKYIKAKNANPYVVKYLLKENELPEYLPGYYGFGDEDEAVTYCFGSMDVWRKDQDTIKKLKEISDE; translated from the coding sequence ATGACTGATATCTTAGATTTCCCTGAGTTTCCATTTGAATTGGAACAGAATAATGAGCAAAAAGCTCAAGATATCGTTTATGATGCATGGGATTGTGATTCATCCGTACAAAGAAAACGATTAGCACAAAAAGCACTTGAACTTGATCCGAACTGTGCAGATGCATACTGCATTCTGGTAAGAGAGTATACATCATATAAAAAGAAAAATGAGTATTACAAAAAAGGAATAGAAGTATTTAGAAAAAAATATGGGGAGAAGTATTTTTCAGAAAATAGAGGAGATTTCTGGGAAATATTTGAAACAAGATCCTTTATGCGGCTTTCTGCAGGATACGGGCAATTATTATGGAATAATGAGAAAAAGGATGAAGCGATACAAATATATGAAGAGTTATTACAATTAAATCCGAATGATAATCAGGGCCTACGATACACTTTGATCAATTGGTTTATAGATCAAAATCAATTGGACAAAGTAACAGAATTACTAAAAAAATATCAAGAAGGAACTGCTTTTATGCTGTTTAGCGATCTATTACTTTCCATAAAAAATCGAGAAAGCGACACAAAAATCTTAAAAAAATACATAAAAGCCAAAAACGCAAATCCGTATGTAGTGAAATATTTACTCAAGGAAAATGAATTGCCTGAATATTTACCGGGCTATTATGGATTTGGTGATGAAGATGAGGCCGTAACATATTGCTTTGGTTCTATGGATGTATGGAGAAAAGATCAAGATACTATTAAAAAACTAAAAGAGATAAGCGATGAATAA
- a CDS encoding tyrosine-type recombinase/integrase: MENGTSFEEYLKKSNLSQNTLTSYLWTVKYYTEHYDSVSKENLLAYKGYLIEFFKPKTVNLRIQGINKYLQFIHKDQLQLKFVKVQQKNFLENVISNADYQFLKSSLKRDGNREWYFVVWFLAATGARVSELIQIKVEHVKLGYFDLYSKGGKLRRLYIPKILKEEAMQWLESIGRDSGYLFLNRFEKHITTRGIAQQLKNYARKYGISEKVVYPHSFRHRYAKNFLEKFNDISLLADLMGHESIETTRIYLRRTASEQRELVDSIVTW; this comes from the coding sequence ATGGAAAACGGCACAAGTTTTGAAGAGTATTTGAAGAAAAGCAATCTTTCTCAGAATACTCTTACATCGTATTTATGGACAGTTAAATACTACACAGAACATTATGATTCTGTCAGTAAGGAAAATCTGCTTGCATACAAAGGCTATCTGATTGAGTTCTTTAAACCGAAAACGGTGAATTTAAGGATTCAGGGAATTAACAAGTATTTGCAGTTTATACATAAAGATCAGCTGCAGTTAAAATTTGTAAAAGTTCAGCAGAAGAACTTCCTAGAAAATGTTATCAGTAATGCCGACTATCAATTTTTGAAATCAAGCCTTAAAAGAGATGGAAATCGAGAATGGTATTTTGTCGTGTGGTTCCTCGCAGCGACAGGGGCGCGAGTCAGCGAGCTTATTCAGATAAAAGTTGAGCATGTTAAGTTGGGATATTTTGATCTATATTCAAAGGGCGGAAAACTCAGGCGGCTCTATATTCCAAAAATTTTGAAGGAAGAAGCCATGCAATGGCTGGAGTCAATCGGACGCGACTCCGGCTATCTATTCCTAAATCGCTTTGAAAAGCACATTACTACTCGCGGAATTGCTCAGCAGTTAAAGAATTATGCCAGAAAGTACGGGATAAGTGAAAAGGTTGTGTATCCGCATTCATTCCGGCACCGATATGCAAAGAATTTTCTTGAAAAGTTCAATGATATTTCCCTTCTTGCCGATTTAATGGGACATGAAAGTATTGAAACAACGCGTATTTACTTACGTCGAACCGCAAGCGAACAGCGGGAACTGGTTGATAGCATTGTAACGTGGTAA